A DNA window from Ranitomeya imitator isolate aRanImi1 chromosome 2, aRanImi1.pri, whole genome shotgun sequence contains the following coding sequences:
- the BRWD3 gene encoding bromodomain and WD repeat-containing protein 3 isoform X2, giving the protein MEAELYFLIARFLQSGPCRRSAQALAEELEEHQLIPERLDWQGRRHRRTYPDLVASNSHITPNYLLQICERIGPILDQEIPQSVPGVCSLLGVGKQSLLRRAKEFRNSSWKPSGYAALHRGRPPELPVIYGRPLSVVRVASSRALTGCSRFQYIFPCASYQHMKMHKRILGHLSSVYCVAFDRSGRRIFTGSDDCLVKIWATDDGRLLATLRGHSAEISDMAVNYENTLIAAGSCDKVVRVWCLRTCAPVAVLQGHTAFITSIQFCPSTKGKTRYLTSTGADGAICFWQWNVDSMTFSDRPLKFAERSRPGVQISCSSFSSGGMFIVTGSSDHVIRVYYLGSDEPEKIAELEAHLDKVVAVQFCNNGDRLSFVSGSRDGTARIWQYQQQEWRMIVLDMNTRMAGSNVSNPEDKGAKLKVTMVAWDRSDTTVITAVNNLLLKVWNSHSGQLLHVLSGHDDEVFVLEAHPFDPRILISAGHDGNIFVWDLEKGTKIRNYFNMIEGQGHGAVFDCKFSPDGQHFACTDSHGHLLLFGFGCSKTYEKIPEQMFFHTDFRPLIRDTNNYVLDEQTQQAPHLMPPPFLVDVDGNPHPTRYQRLVPGRENCKDEQLIPQLGYVSNGNGDVVEQVIGQQTASHEESILDGLIRELQRNQDRRLTEDEPPGDEPPFVRADSSSGFVRSQSLDLSSPPNVGLRRSGQIEGVRQMHDNAPRSQMATERDLIAWRRRVVVNELHPGVSRVQEDCRSAKGDTEVHLYTTEKRRKPPHPVQRSEYQVCSGRSLRRVQKKRPHAYQTRSNMEHDSQASTATTNGEDSQSSAEDEESRPSSDGSDGEVAAPWQTESSSSDTSSDYSDWTADAGINLQPPKRQTRQTTRKMCSSSEDENTKEEERQRKRKQTRRKVLTKQSELMAMDGEPSEEWIPPQWILDTIPRRSPFVPQMGDEVIYFRQGHEAYVRAVKKAKIYSVNMQKQPWNKTELREQEVLKVVGIKYEVGPPTLCCLKLAFLDPTSGQMSGEAFSLKYHDMPDVIDFLILHQFYKEAKERNWQIGDRFRSIIDDAWWFGTVESQQPFQLEYPDSLFQCYSVHWDNNEKENMSPWDMEPIPEDISLPNEVGAGVPVTAEELNDLQYKPQEGEWGAKSRDEVCERVIRGIDQLLALEFSSPFSAPVDLHAYPLYCTVVACPTDLSSVRKRLESRFYRRISALMWEVRYIEHNARTFNEPNSPIVKAAKIVTDVLLRYIRDDDCTDILEIYKEVKCEVVSDVEEEEAEQSAAADMESDGPGTSTGRAITRRTKRDLLTSNPDSWKDKCKELLHLIYEREDSEPFRQPVNSVSYPDYQDIIDNPMDFSTIKAKLEAADYSDPMEFGQDVRLVFSNSKAYTPNKKSRIYSMTLRLSALCESNIKDIISDYKLAMQLQQRKRQRYRKRIRSSSSSSSASSSVASPKVKPRRMPQRVLQSAPLRFLQSSSSSSSSSSSSSSSSSSEMSDSPLDPGHVSAAEEQEEEMEEQPSSLRPDAPNKSDAEEETASSSQAKSAPLPVDQTNGPLTNGDGNDTPKPQQKLLSSSEDESQGEDVKAEEKKEEAAGNAPPSPSASCHSKLSRSTNSGSESEGSSDVDSSAQSDQDYVEGDHDYTKVSRTRLKRKRGSTVSDHKPKGKGRGRGRGRGRGRPKSYHLRGVDNKKGKGRGRGRGTPRKDPPHSPTLKNSHSSDEEDDDEDDDDDESDYMEQERKKPRINTRNQGRRTVLYNDDDSDNEADDLVQIDDPLNLGTSRSGRVRKMTEKARVSHLMGWNG; this is encoded by the exons GTGGCCTCCAACTCTCATATTACTCCGAACTACCTGCTGCAGATCTGTGAGCGCATAGGACCGATCCTCGACCAGGAGATCCCCCAGAGCGTCCCCGGGGTGTGCAGCCTCCTGGGGGTGGGGAAGCAGTCGCTCCTACGAAGGGCCAAAG AATTTAGAAATTCCTCATGGAAACCATCAGGATACGCGGCTCTGCATCGGGGGCGGCCGCCAGAACTCCCCGTAATCTACGGTCGGCCGCTCAGTGTCG TAAGAGTGGCCTCTTCGCGGGCGCTGACTGGCTGCAGCCGCTTCCAGTACATCTTCCCGTGCGCCTCTTATCAGCACATGAAGATGCACAAGAGGATCCTGGGGCACCTGTCGTCCGTGTACTGCGTGGCGTTCGATCGCAGCGGGAGGCGAATATTTACT ggctCCGACGACTGTTTAGTGAAGATCTGGGCCACAGATGACGGGAGGCTCCTGGCCACGCTGCGCGGGCACTCTGCCGAGATATCCGACATGGCCGTTAACTATGAGAACACTCTGATCGCGGCCGGCAGCTGTGACAAGGTGGTGCGAGTCTGGTGTCTGCGCACCTGCGCCCCGGTGGCTGTGCTGCAGGGTCACACGGCGTTCATCACCTCCATACAG ttTTGTCCATCAACAAAAGGTAAAACCCGATACCTGACATCCACTGGTGCGGACGGCGCCATCTGCTTCTGGCAGTGGAACGTGGACTCCATGACGTTCAG CGATCGGCCCCTGAAATTTGCAGAGCGCTCCAGACCGGGAGTCCAGATCTCCTGCTCCTCCTTCAGCTCAG GTGGGATGTTCATTGTCACTGGCAGCTCGGATCACGTTATCAGAGTCTATTACTTGGGGTCTGATGAGCCGGAAAAGATTGCGGAGCTGGAGGCCCATCTG GATAAGGTGGTCGCTGTTCAGTTCTGCAATAATGGAGACCG TTTGAGCTTCGTCAGCGGCAGCAGAGATGGCACCGCACGGATCTGGCAATATCAGCAGCAGGAATGGAGGATGATTGTGCTGGACATGAACACCAGGATGGCCGG GAGCAACGTGTCCAACCCGGAGGATAAAGGGGCCAAGCTGAAAGTCACCATGGTGGCCTGGGACCGCTCCGACACCACGGTCATCACCGCCGTCAACAACTTACTATTAAAAGTGTGGAATTCGCACAGCGGACAGCTCCTCCACGTCTTATCT GGTCACGACGATGAGGTCTTCGTCCTGGAAGCTCACCCCTTCGACCCCAGGATCCTCATCTCCGCCGGTCACGATGGGAATATTTTTGTCTGGGATCTGGAGAAAGGAACGAAGATCCGGAATTATTTTAACATG ATCGAGGGTCAGGGACACGGCGCCGTGTTTGACTGCAAGTTCTCTCCTGACGGGCAGCACTTTGCCTGCACCGACTCCCACGGTCACCTCTTGTTGTTCGGGTTTGGGTGCAGTAAAACGTATGAGAAG ATCCCTGAACAGATGTTCTTCCACACCGACTTCCGCCCGCTGATTCGAGACACCAATAACTACGTCCTGGATGAGCAGACCCAGCAGGCGCCGCACCTCATGCCCCCGCCGTTTCTGGTGGACGTAGATGGAAATCCGCATCCTACCCGCTACCAGCGCCTTGTACCAGGACGGGAGAACTGCAAAGATGAGCAGCTGATCCCGCAGCTCGGATACGTATCAAATG GTAATGGAGACGTGGTGGAGCAGGTCATCGGGCAGCAGACGGCCAGCCACGAGGAAAGCATCCTGGACGGTCTCATCCGAGAGCTGCAGAGAAACCAAGACCGGAGGCTGACGGAGGACGAGCCGCCCGGGGACGAGCCCCCATTTGTCAGAGCCGACTCCAGCAGCGGAT TTGTGAGGAGTCAAAGTCTGGATCTGTCATCACCACCTAATGTCGGCCTACGTCGCAGTGGACAGATCGAAGGCGTCCGACAAATGCACGACAACGCCCCGAGAAGCCAGATGGCGACCGAGCGAGATCTGATCGCATGGAGGAGGAGGGTGGTGGTGAATGAGCTGCATCCGGGCGTCAGCAG GGTGCAGGAGGACTGTCGATCTGCTAAGGGTGACACAGAGGTTCATCTGTACACTACAGAGAAGAGGAGGAAGCCGCCTCACCCGGTGCAGAGG AGTGAGTATCAGGTGTGCAGCGGCCGCTCCCTGCGGAGGGTCCAGAAGAAGCGGCCACATGCCTACCAGACCCGATCGAACATGGAGCACGATTCCCAGGCCAGCACTGCTACAACCAACGGGGAGGATTCCCAGAGCTCTGCGGAG GATGAAGAATCGCGTCCGTCCAGTGATGGATCAGATGGGGAAGTGGCCGCACCATGGCAAACTGAGAGCTCCTCCAG CGACACCTCCAGCGATTACTCGGACTGGACGGCAGATGCCGGTATTAATCTTCAGCCTCCAAAAAGACAAACGCGACAGACAACGCGGAAGATGTGCAGCAGTTCTGAGGACgagaacaccaaagaggaagagcgGCAGAGGAAGCGCAAGCAAACCCGGAGAAAAGTGCTCAca AAGCAGAGCGAGTTGATGGCTATGGATGGGGAGCCCAGTGAGGAGTGGATCCCGCCCCAGTGGATCCTGGATACCATCCCCCGTCGCTCTCCTTTTGTCCCTCAGATGGGAGACGAG GTCATCTATTTCAGGCAAGGACATGAAGCGTACGTGCGCGCCGTGAAGAAGGCGAAAATCTACAGCGTCAACATGCAGAAGCAGCCGTGGAACAAGACCGAGCTCAGG GAACAAGAAGTCTTGAAAGTTGTGGGGATCAAGTATGAGGTCGGACCCCCCACACTGTGCTGCCTAAAGCTCGCCTTCCTGGACCCCACATCCGGCCAGATGAGTGGAGAGGCGTTCTCACTCAA ATATCACGATATGCCCGATGTCATTGACTTTCTCATCCTCCATCAGTTCTACAAGGAAGCGAAGGAGAGGAACTGGCAGATCG GCGATCGCTTCCGCAGCATCATCGACGACGCCTGGTGGTTCGGAACGGTGGAGAGTCAGCAGCCCTTCCAGTTGGAAtaccccgacagtctgttccagTGCTACAGCGTGCA ttgGGACAACAACGAAAAGGAAAACATGAGCCCTTGGGACATGGAGCCGATCCCTGAAGACA TATCTCTTCCGAATGAGGTTGGCGCCGGCGTCCCGGTCACCGCGGAGGAGCTGAACGATCTGCAGTATAAACCGCAGGAAGGAGAGTGGGGAGCGAAGTCCCGAGACGAAGTGTGTGAGCGGGTGATCCGGGGCATTGACCAGCTGCTCGCTCTCG AATTCAGCAGCCCGTTCAGCGCGCCCGTGGACCTCCACGCCTATCCACTGTACTGCACGGTGGTCGCCTGTCCGACCGACCTGAGCTCCGTGAGGAAGAGGCTGGAGAGTCGCTTCTACAG GAGAATCTCTGCGCTGATGTGGGAAGTGCGATACATTGAGCACAACGCCCGGACCTTCAACGAGCCGAACTCCCCCATCGTCAAAGCCGCCAAGATAGTGACAGACGTCCTGCTGCGATACATCAG AGATGACGACTGTACAGACATCTTGGAGATTTACAAGGAGGTGAAGTGTGAGGTTGTCAGTgacgtggaggaggaggaggccgaG CAAAGTGCAGCCGCCGATATGGAGTCAGACGGCCCCGGGACCTCCACAGGGCGAGCA ATCACCCGCCGAACTAAGAGGGATCTGCTGACATCTAATCCAGATTCATGGAAGGATAAGTGCAAGGAGCTGCTGCACCTGATCTACGAGCGGGAGGACTCTGAGCCCTTCAGGCAGCCGGTCAATAGTGTTTCCTATCCT GATTACCAGGACATCATTGATAATCCTATGGATTTCAGCACCATCAAAGCTAAACTGGAGGCGGCAGATTACAGCGATCCCATGGAATTTGGACAGGACGTCCGACTCGTGTTTAGTAACTCCAAAGCTTACACCCCAAACAAGAAATCCCGG ATTTACAGCATGACACTTCGGTTATCTGCTCTGTGTGAATCCAACATCAAGGACATAATCTCCGACTACAAGCTCGCCATGCAGCTACAGCAGCGGAAGAGGCAGCGCTACAGAAAGAGgatccgcagcagcagcagcagctcgtcCGCCTCCAGCAGCGTGGCCAG TCCAAAAGTGAAGCCCCGGAGGATGCCGCAGAGGGTCCTGCAGAGCGCGCCACTCAGATTTCTGCAGAGCAGctcgtcatcatcttcttcctcatcttcttcctcttcttcatcCTCCTCGGAAA TGTCCGATTCTCCGCTGGATCCCGGACACGTCTCTGCtgcagaggagcaggaggaggagatggaagAACAACCATCGTCCTTGCGACCAGACGCCCCGAACAAGAGCGACGCCGAAGAGGAAACTGCCAGCAGCTCCCAGGCCAAATCCGCTCCGCTACCAG TCGACCAGACCAATGGACCTCTGACGAACGGCGATGGGAACGACACGCCAAAACCGCAGCAGAAGCTGCTGAGCTCCTCCGAAGAtgaaagccaaggagaagacgtgaAAGCGGAGGAGAAGAAAGAGGAGGCGGCGGGAAATGCCCCGCCATCGCCCTCCGCCAGCTGCCACTCCAAACTGAGCCGAAGTACTAACAGCGGGTCCGAGTCGGAGGGCAGCTCAGACGTCGACTCCTCCGCCCAATCCGACCAGGACTATGTGGAAGGAGACCACGATTACACCAAAGTATCCCGGACAAGGCTGAAGAGGAAGCGAGGCAGCACGGTCAGCGACCACAAGCCCAAAGGGAAGGGACGGGGCCGGGGAAGAGGCAGGGGCCGGGGCCGACCCAAGAGCTATCACCTGAGAGGTGTAGACAACAAAAAGGGGAAAGGTCGGGGCAGAGGAAGGGGAACGCCAAGAAAGGACCCTCCCCACAGCCCGACTTTAAAAAACTCCCACTCGTCAGACGAGGAAGACGACGACGAGGATGACGATGATGATGAGAGCGACTACATGGAGCAAGAGAGGAAAAAGCCGCGGATCAACACCCGGAACCAGGGCCGGAGAACCGTCCTGTACAACGACGACGACTCTGACAACGAGGCCGACGACCTGGTGCAGATCGATGACCCGCTTAACCTCGGCACCTCCCGGTCCGGAAGGGTGAGGAAGATGACGGAGAAGGCCCGGGTCAGCCACCTGATGGGCTGGAACGGCTGA
- the BRWD3 gene encoding bromodomain and WD repeat-containing protein 3 isoform X1 — protein sequence MEAGESREPPGGGGDPVSGVSNPRCLPAELYFLIARFLQSGPCRRSAQALAEELEEHQLIPERLDWQGRRHRRTYPDLVASNSHITPNYLLQICERIGPILDQEIPQSVPGVCSLLGVGKQSLLRRAKEFRNSSWKPSGYAALHRGRPPELPVIYGRPLSVVRVASSRALTGCSRFQYIFPCASYQHMKMHKRILGHLSSVYCVAFDRSGRRIFTGSDDCLVKIWATDDGRLLATLRGHSAEISDMAVNYENTLIAAGSCDKVVRVWCLRTCAPVAVLQGHTAFITSIQFCPSTKGKTRYLTSTGADGAICFWQWNVDSMTFSDRPLKFAERSRPGVQISCSSFSSGGMFIVTGSSDHVIRVYYLGSDEPEKIAELEAHLDKVVAVQFCNNGDRLSFVSGSRDGTARIWQYQQQEWRMIVLDMNTRMAGSNVSNPEDKGAKLKVTMVAWDRSDTTVITAVNNLLLKVWNSHSGQLLHVLSGHDDEVFVLEAHPFDPRILISAGHDGNIFVWDLEKGTKIRNYFNMIEGQGHGAVFDCKFSPDGQHFACTDSHGHLLLFGFGCSKTYEKIPEQMFFHTDFRPLIRDTNNYVLDEQTQQAPHLMPPPFLVDVDGNPHPTRYQRLVPGRENCKDEQLIPQLGYVSNGNGDVVEQVIGQQTASHEESILDGLIRELQRNQDRRLTEDEPPGDEPPFVRADSSSGFVRSQSLDLSSPPNVGLRRSGQIEGVRQMHDNAPRSQMATERDLIAWRRRVVVNELHPGVSRVQEDCRSAKGDTEVHLYTTEKRRKPPHPVQRSEYQVCSGRSLRRVQKKRPHAYQTRSNMEHDSQASTATTNGEDSQSSAEDEESRPSSDGSDGEVAAPWQTESSSSDTSSDYSDWTADAGINLQPPKRQTRQTTRKMCSSSEDENTKEEERQRKRKQTRRKVLTKQSELMAMDGEPSEEWIPPQWILDTIPRRSPFVPQMGDEVIYFRQGHEAYVRAVKKAKIYSVNMQKQPWNKTELREQEVLKVVGIKYEVGPPTLCCLKLAFLDPTSGQMSGEAFSLKYHDMPDVIDFLILHQFYKEAKERNWQIGDRFRSIIDDAWWFGTVESQQPFQLEYPDSLFQCYSVHWDNNEKENMSPWDMEPIPEDISLPNEVGAGVPVTAEELNDLQYKPQEGEWGAKSRDEVCERVIRGIDQLLALEFSSPFSAPVDLHAYPLYCTVVACPTDLSSVRKRLESRFYRRISALMWEVRYIEHNARTFNEPNSPIVKAAKIVTDVLLRYIRDDDCTDILEIYKEVKCEVVSDVEEEEAEQSAAADMESDGPGTSTGRAITRRTKRDLLTSNPDSWKDKCKELLHLIYEREDSEPFRQPVNSVSYPDYQDIIDNPMDFSTIKAKLEAADYSDPMEFGQDVRLVFSNSKAYTPNKKSRIYSMTLRLSALCESNIKDIISDYKLAMQLQQRKRQRYRKRIRSSSSSSSASSSVASPKVKPRRMPQRVLQSAPLRFLQSSSSSSSSSSSSSSSSSSEMSDSPLDPGHVSAAEEQEEEMEEQPSSLRPDAPNKSDAEEETASSSQAKSAPLPVDQTNGPLTNGDGNDTPKPQQKLLSSSEDESQGEDVKAEEKKEEAAGNAPPSPSASCHSKLSRSTNSGSESEGSSDVDSSAQSDQDYVEGDHDYTKVSRTRLKRKRGSTVSDHKPKGKGRGRGRGRGRGRPKSYHLRGVDNKKGKGRGRGRGTPRKDPPHSPTLKNSHSSDEEDDDEDDDDDESDYMEQERKKPRINTRNQGRRTVLYNDDDSDNEADDLVQIDDPLNLGTSRSGRVRKMTEKARVSHLMGWNG from the exons GTGGCCTCCAACTCTCATATTACTCCGAACTACCTGCTGCAGATCTGTGAGCGCATAGGACCGATCCTCGACCAGGAGATCCCCCAGAGCGTCCCCGGGGTGTGCAGCCTCCTGGGGGTGGGGAAGCAGTCGCTCCTACGAAGGGCCAAAG AATTTAGAAATTCCTCATGGAAACCATCAGGATACGCGGCTCTGCATCGGGGGCGGCCGCCAGAACTCCCCGTAATCTACGGTCGGCCGCTCAGTGTCG TAAGAGTGGCCTCTTCGCGGGCGCTGACTGGCTGCAGCCGCTTCCAGTACATCTTCCCGTGCGCCTCTTATCAGCACATGAAGATGCACAAGAGGATCCTGGGGCACCTGTCGTCCGTGTACTGCGTGGCGTTCGATCGCAGCGGGAGGCGAATATTTACT ggctCCGACGACTGTTTAGTGAAGATCTGGGCCACAGATGACGGGAGGCTCCTGGCCACGCTGCGCGGGCACTCTGCCGAGATATCCGACATGGCCGTTAACTATGAGAACACTCTGATCGCGGCCGGCAGCTGTGACAAGGTGGTGCGAGTCTGGTGTCTGCGCACCTGCGCCCCGGTGGCTGTGCTGCAGGGTCACACGGCGTTCATCACCTCCATACAG ttTTGTCCATCAACAAAAGGTAAAACCCGATACCTGACATCCACTGGTGCGGACGGCGCCATCTGCTTCTGGCAGTGGAACGTGGACTCCATGACGTTCAG CGATCGGCCCCTGAAATTTGCAGAGCGCTCCAGACCGGGAGTCCAGATCTCCTGCTCCTCCTTCAGCTCAG GTGGGATGTTCATTGTCACTGGCAGCTCGGATCACGTTATCAGAGTCTATTACTTGGGGTCTGATGAGCCGGAAAAGATTGCGGAGCTGGAGGCCCATCTG GATAAGGTGGTCGCTGTTCAGTTCTGCAATAATGGAGACCG TTTGAGCTTCGTCAGCGGCAGCAGAGATGGCACCGCACGGATCTGGCAATATCAGCAGCAGGAATGGAGGATGATTGTGCTGGACATGAACACCAGGATGGCCGG GAGCAACGTGTCCAACCCGGAGGATAAAGGGGCCAAGCTGAAAGTCACCATGGTGGCCTGGGACCGCTCCGACACCACGGTCATCACCGCCGTCAACAACTTACTATTAAAAGTGTGGAATTCGCACAGCGGACAGCTCCTCCACGTCTTATCT GGTCACGACGATGAGGTCTTCGTCCTGGAAGCTCACCCCTTCGACCCCAGGATCCTCATCTCCGCCGGTCACGATGGGAATATTTTTGTCTGGGATCTGGAGAAAGGAACGAAGATCCGGAATTATTTTAACATG ATCGAGGGTCAGGGACACGGCGCCGTGTTTGACTGCAAGTTCTCTCCTGACGGGCAGCACTTTGCCTGCACCGACTCCCACGGTCACCTCTTGTTGTTCGGGTTTGGGTGCAGTAAAACGTATGAGAAG ATCCCTGAACAGATGTTCTTCCACACCGACTTCCGCCCGCTGATTCGAGACACCAATAACTACGTCCTGGATGAGCAGACCCAGCAGGCGCCGCACCTCATGCCCCCGCCGTTTCTGGTGGACGTAGATGGAAATCCGCATCCTACCCGCTACCAGCGCCTTGTACCAGGACGGGAGAACTGCAAAGATGAGCAGCTGATCCCGCAGCTCGGATACGTATCAAATG GTAATGGAGACGTGGTGGAGCAGGTCATCGGGCAGCAGACGGCCAGCCACGAGGAAAGCATCCTGGACGGTCTCATCCGAGAGCTGCAGAGAAACCAAGACCGGAGGCTGACGGAGGACGAGCCGCCCGGGGACGAGCCCCCATTTGTCAGAGCCGACTCCAGCAGCGGAT TTGTGAGGAGTCAAAGTCTGGATCTGTCATCACCACCTAATGTCGGCCTACGTCGCAGTGGACAGATCGAAGGCGTCCGACAAATGCACGACAACGCCCCGAGAAGCCAGATGGCGACCGAGCGAGATCTGATCGCATGGAGGAGGAGGGTGGTGGTGAATGAGCTGCATCCGGGCGTCAGCAG GGTGCAGGAGGACTGTCGATCTGCTAAGGGTGACACAGAGGTTCATCTGTACACTACAGAGAAGAGGAGGAAGCCGCCTCACCCGGTGCAGAGG AGTGAGTATCAGGTGTGCAGCGGCCGCTCCCTGCGGAGGGTCCAGAAGAAGCGGCCACATGCCTACCAGACCCGATCGAACATGGAGCACGATTCCCAGGCCAGCACTGCTACAACCAACGGGGAGGATTCCCAGAGCTCTGCGGAG GATGAAGAATCGCGTCCGTCCAGTGATGGATCAGATGGGGAAGTGGCCGCACCATGGCAAACTGAGAGCTCCTCCAG CGACACCTCCAGCGATTACTCGGACTGGACGGCAGATGCCGGTATTAATCTTCAGCCTCCAAAAAGACAAACGCGACAGACAACGCGGAAGATGTGCAGCAGTTCTGAGGACgagaacaccaaagaggaagagcgGCAGAGGAAGCGCAAGCAAACCCGGAGAAAAGTGCTCAca AAGCAGAGCGAGTTGATGGCTATGGATGGGGAGCCCAGTGAGGAGTGGATCCCGCCCCAGTGGATCCTGGATACCATCCCCCGTCGCTCTCCTTTTGTCCCTCAGATGGGAGACGAG GTCATCTATTTCAGGCAAGGACATGAAGCGTACGTGCGCGCCGTGAAGAAGGCGAAAATCTACAGCGTCAACATGCAGAAGCAGCCGTGGAACAAGACCGAGCTCAGG GAACAAGAAGTCTTGAAAGTTGTGGGGATCAAGTATGAGGTCGGACCCCCCACACTGTGCTGCCTAAAGCTCGCCTTCCTGGACCCCACATCCGGCCAGATGAGTGGAGAGGCGTTCTCACTCAA ATATCACGATATGCCCGATGTCATTGACTTTCTCATCCTCCATCAGTTCTACAAGGAAGCGAAGGAGAGGAACTGGCAGATCG GCGATCGCTTCCGCAGCATCATCGACGACGCCTGGTGGTTCGGAACGGTGGAGAGTCAGCAGCCCTTCCAGTTGGAAtaccccgacagtctgttccagTGCTACAGCGTGCA ttgGGACAACAACGAAAAGGAAAACATGAGCCCTTGGGACATGGAGCCGATCCCTGAAGACA TATCTCTTCCGAATGAGGTTGGCGCCGGCGTCCCGGTCACCGCGGAGGAGCTGAACGATCTGCAGTATAAACCGCAGGAAGGAGAGTGGGGAGCGAAGTCCCGAGACGAAGTGTGTGAGCGGGTGATCCGGGGCATTGACCAGCTGCTCGCTCTCG AATTCAGCAGCCCGTTCAGCGCGCCCGTGGACCTCCACGCCTATCCACTGTACTGCACGGTGGTCGCCTGTCCGACCGACCTGAGCTCCGTGAGGAAGAGGCTGGAGAGTCGCTTCTACAG GAGAATCTCTGCGCTGATGTGGGAAGTGCGATACATTGAGCACAACGCCCGGACCTTCAACGAGCCGAACTCCCCCATCGTCAAAGCCGCCAAGATAGTGACAGACGTCCTGCTGCGATACATCAG AGATGACGACTGTACAGACATCTTGGAGATTTACAAGGAGGTGAAGTGTGAGGTTGTCAGTgacgtggaggaggaggaggccgaG CAAAGTGCAGCCGCCGATATGGAGTCAGACGGCCCCGGGACCTCCACAGGGCGAGCA ATCACCCGCCGAACTAAGAGGGATCTGCTGACATCTAATCCAGATTCATGGAAGGATAAGTGCAAGGAGCTGCTGCACCTGATCTACGAGCGGGAGGACTCTGAGCCCTTCAGGCAGCCGGTCAATAGTGTTTCCTATCCT GATTACCAGGACATCATTGATAATCCTATGGATTTCAGCACCATCAAAGCTAAACTGGAGGCGGCAGATTACAGCGATCCCATGGAATTTGGACAGGACGTCCGACTCGTGTTTAGTAACTCCAAAGCTTACACCCCAAACAAGAAATCCCGG ATTTACAGCATGACACTTCGGTTATCTGCTCTGTGTGAATCCAACATCAAGGACATAATCTCCGACTACAAGCTCGCCATGCAGCTACAGCAGCGGAAGAGGCAGCGCTACAGAAAGAGgatccgcagcagcagcagcagctcgtcCGCCTCCAGCAGCGTGGCCAG TCCAAAAGTGAAGCCCCGGAGGATGCCGCAGAGGGTCCTGCAGAGCGCGCCACTCAGATTTCTGCAGAGCAGctcgtcatcatcttcttcctcatcttcttcctcttcttcatcCTCCTCGGAAA TGTCCGATTCTCCGCTGGATCCCGGACACGTCTCTGCtgcagaggagcaggaggaggagatggaagAACAACCATCGTCCTTGCGACCAGACGCCCCGAACAAGAGCGACGCCGAAGAGGAAACTGCCAGCAGCTCCCAGGCCAAATCCGCTCCGCTACCAG TCGACCAGACCAATGGACCTCTGACGAACGGCGATGGGAACGACACGCCAAAACCGCAGCAGAAGCTGCTGAGCTCCTCCGAAGAtgaaagccaaggagaagacgtgaAAGCGGAGGAGAAGAAAGAGGAGGCGGCGGGAAATGCCCCGCCATCGCCCTCCGCCAGCTGCCACTCCAAACTGAGCCGAAGTACTAACAGCGGGTCCGAGTCGGAGGGCAGCTCAGACGTCGACTCCTCCGCCCAATCCGACCAGGACTATGTGGAAGGAGACCACGATTACACCAAAGTATCCCGGACAAGGCTGAAGAGGAAGCGAGGCAGCACGGTCAGCGACCACAAGCCCAAAGGGAAGGGACGGGGCCGGGGAAGAGGCAGGGGCCGGGGCCGACCCAAGAGCTATCACCTGAGAGGTGTAGACAACAAAAAGGGGAAAGGTCGGGGCAGAGGAAGGGGAACGCCAAGAAAGGACCCTCCCCACAGCCCGACTTTAAAAAACTCCCACTCGTCAGACGAGGAAGACGACGACGAGGATGACGATGATGATGAGAGCGACTACATGGAGCAAGAGAGGAAAAAGCCGCGGATCAACACCCGGAACCAGGGCCGGAGAACCGTCCTGTACAACGACGACGACTCTGACAACGAGGCCGACGACCTGGTGCAGATCGATGACCCGCTTAACCTCGGCACCTCCCGGTCCGGAAGGGTGAGGAAGATGACGGAGAAGGCCCGGGTCAGCCACCTGATGGGCTGGAACGGCTGA